One window of the Lactobacillus sp. PV034 genome contains the following:
- a CDS encoding beta-ketoacyl-ACP synthase III — protein MKDVKITATSKVAANNLVTNNQLSKIMDTSDEWITKRTGIKTRHISTDKNTSDLATTVGKDLLEQVSWTPDKLDLIIVATMSPDYLTPSVSAQIQGKLGAQHAVAFDLSAACSGFSYALSVARSMLLANNWSKALVIGAEVLSKLIDWDDRSSAVLFGDGAGGVILETAAERHFVGQDLQTFGELGNQLTAGHIKNNTELSNNSFTYTPFQMNGREVYRFATHEVPQSIEAACKQAGITADQIDHYLLHQANSRIIEHVAKRLNQPLNKFPININEYGNTAAASEAILLAECAEKGRVKKGETIALSGFGGGLTCATVIFKY, from the coding sequence GTGAAGGATGTGAAAATCACTGCTACTAGCAAGGTAGCAGCTAACAATCTAGTTACTAATAACCAACTTAGTAAGATCATGGATACCAGCGATGAATGGATCACTAAGCGCACTGGAATCAAAACACGTCACATTAGTACTGATAAAAATACTTCAGACTTAGCAACAACTGTTGGAAAAGATTTGCTTGAACAAGTATCTTGGACACCAGATAAATTAGATTTGATTATTGTGGCGACGATGTCACCTGATTATCTAACACCTAGTGTTAGTGCCCAAATTCAAGGAAAATTAGGTGCACAACATGCTGTAGCTTTTGATCTTTCAGCGGCTTGTTCCGGGTTTTCTTATGCTCTTTCGGTGGCTCGCTCAATGTTATTAGCTAATAACTGGTCGAAGGCATTAGTTATTGGGGCAGAAGTTCTATCCAAATTAATTGATTGGGATGATCGCTCTAGTGCTGTTTTATTTGGTGATGGAGCTGGTGGAGTAATTTTAGAAACTGCAGCTGAAAGACACTTTGTGGGACAAGATTTACAAACTTTTGGTGAGTTAGGCAATCAATTAACTGCAGGCCATATTAAAAACAACACTGAATTAAGTAATAATTCTTTTACCTATACCCCCTTTCAAATGAATGGTCGTGAAGTTTATCGTTTTGCTACTCATGAAGTACCCCAATCAATTGAAGCTGCTTGTAAACAAGCAGGCATAACGGCTGATCAAATTGATCACTATTTACTTCACCAAGCTAATAGCCGAATTATTGAACATGTAGCTAAGCGCTTGAATCAACCGCTTAATAAGTTTCCAATTAACATTAATGAATATGGAAATACCGCAGCTGCTAGCGAAGCTATTTTACTAGCAGAATGTGCAGAAAAAGGACGAGTAAAAAAAGGTGAAACTATTGCTTTAAGCGGATTTGGTGGTGGTTTAACTTGTGCCACTGTCATTTTCAAATACTAA
- a CDS encoding acyl carrier protein, whose product MTKEEILKDVQTIANDELDVDTDKITLTTNIKEDLDADSLDLFEILNELEDKYDIELDPDDSIVTIGDLVDFVSAEMDKQK is encoded by the coding sequence ATGACTAAAGAAGAAATTTTAAAAGACGTACAAACTATTGCTAACGATGAATTAGATGTTGATACAGATAAAATAACTTTAACTACTAACATTAAAGAAGATTTAGATGCAGATAGCTTAGACTTATTCGAAATTTTAAACGAATTAGAAGATAAATATGACATTGAACTTGATCCTGACGACAGCATCGTAACAATCGGCGACTTAGTTGATTTTGTTAGTGCAGAAATGGACAAACAAAAATAA
- a CDS encoding ACP S-malonyltransferase, with product MSIGILFSGQGAQKAGMGLDFFSDPLFKETIQTASEASKQNIEAIFTNKHEELSKTIHVQPALVAFELGIFRMLKRDVGKLDIGGMVGLSLGEYGAMGASNALDLASTISLVTDRASYMQADADKIDNAMAALIKPNLPKVEAILTQLQDQGKQVYLSNFNSPKQIVIGGEKDAVILASKKIKENEAAHRTILLNVNGAFHTPLFNDASKQMHNRLKDISFKPTAVPVISNTTGHPFTNDWAQIMERQLAVPTHFGDCLQYLIDHSHISATLEIGPGKTLSTFARQIDRSLKNYRIGTYDEYQEFIEEANGIKG from the coding sequence ATGAGTATTGGAATTCTCTTTAGCGGTCAAGGTGCACAAAAAGCAGGTATGGGATTAGACTTCTTCTCTGATCCCCTCTTTAAAGAGACGATTCAAACTGCCAGCGAAGCTAGTAAACAAAATATTGAAGCTATCTTTACTAATAAACATGAAGAGTTAAGTAAAACAATTCATGTCCAACCAGCTTTAGTTGCCTTTGAACTTGGAATATTTCGCATGTTAAAGCGTGACGTTGGTAAGCTTGACATTGGCGGAATGGTTGGTTTGTCATTAGGTGAATACGGCGCAATGGGCGCAAGTAATGCCCTTGATTTGGCTAGTACAATTAGTCTCGTAACTGATCGGGCTAGTTATATGCAAGCTGATGCTGACAAAATTGATAATGCTATGGCAGCTTTAATTAAGCCAAACTTGCCTAAAGTTGAAGCAATTTTAACTCAGCTTCAAGATCAAGGAAAACAAGTCTATCTTTCCAACTTTAATTCACCAAAGCAAATTGTAATTGGCGGAGAAAAGGACGCAGTTATTCTTGCCAGTAAAAAGATTAAAGAAAATGAAGCAGCCCATCGCACCATTCTTTTAAATGTTAACGGAGCTTTTCATACCCCGCTTTTCAATGATGCCAGTAAGCAGATGCATAATCGTTTAAAAGATATTTCCTTTAAACCAACAGCTGTACCAGTTATTTCCAATACTACGGGGCACCCTTTTACAAATGACTGGGCACAAATTATGGAAAGGCAACTAGCAGTCCCAACACATTTTGGCGATTGTTTGCAGTACTTAATTGATCATAGTCATATTTCTGCAACTTTAGAAATTGGTCCAGGCAAGACCTTATCTACTTTTGCTCGACAAATTGATCGCTCACTAAAAAATTATCGTATTGGAACGTATGACGAATATCAAGAATTCATTGAGGAAGCAAATGGAATTAAAGGATAA
- a CDS encoding 3-oxoacyl-ACP reductase family protein, translating into MELKDKVVLITGSTHGIGSAMALEFAKHGAKVLLNGRKELPSELAGELDKLSATYHYLQADLANTDLKDFAADAWNVYGQVDILINNAGLNRDKMFIGMKEADFDQVIDLDLKVPFFLSKNLIKKMNKKRSGVIINLSSIVGIHGNAGQANYAAAKAGLIGLTKSIAREAAMRNIRVNSIAPGMIDTQMTAVLSEHVKKNILEQIPLKRLGNPSEVAQTAIFLAQNDYITGQNIVVDGGMTM; encoded by the coding sequence ATGGAATTAAAGGATAAAGTAGTTTTAATTACCGGTTCAACACATGGAATTGGCAGTGCAATGGCACTCGAATTTGCAAAACATGGTGCTAAAGTCTTGTTAAATGGCCGCAAAGAGCTACCTAGTGAGTTAGCGGGGGAACTTGATAAACTTTCAGCAACTTACCATTACTTACAAGCTGATTTGGCTAATACAGATTTGAAAGATTTTGCTGCAGATGCTTGGAATGTCTACGGACAAGTAGATATTTTAATTAATAATGCTGGGTTAAATCGTGACAAGATGTTTATTGGCATGAAAGAAGCAGATTTTGATCAAGTCATCGATTTAGATTTGAAAGTTCCCTTCTTTTTGAGCAAGAATCTTATCAAAAAAATGAACAAGAAGCGCTCAGGAGTAATTATTAATCTATCATCTATTGTCGGGATACATGGAAATGCTGGGCAGGCTAATTATGCAGCCGCAAAAGCTGGCTTAATTGGATTAACCAAATCAATTGCTCGCGAAGCAGCGATGCGTAATATTCGCGTCAATTCGATTGCTCCAGGAATGATTGATACTCAAATGACGGCAGTACTTTCTGAACATGTAAAAAAGAATATTTTAGAGCAGATACCGCTTAAGCGTTTAGGTAATCCTAGCGAAGTGGCACAAACTGCTATTTTTTTGGCCCAAAATGACTATATTACGGGGCAAAACATTGTAGTTGATGGCGGAATGACGATGTAG
- the fabF gene encoding beta-ketoacyl-ACP synthase II, whose protein sequence is MQRVVITGMGAIAPNGNGYQNFVKNSLAGKIGIKPITKFDASETGITVAGEIDDFDPQDYVGKKEARRMDLYSQYAMQTAAEAMEMAGINEENTDPEDLGVIYGSGIGGLTTIQDQVLRMHEKGPRRVSPFFIPMAISNMAAGNISIRFNAQNISTSIVTACATGTNSIGEAYRQIKAGRAQVMIAGGAEATVNETAIAGFAALTALSQSTDPKHASLPFDRDRNGFVLGEGAGAMILESLDHAKARNARILGEVVGYGTTSDAYHITSPDPEGKGAIRAMKMAIDEAAISPNDVDYINAHGTATHANDSGEAHAINNLFGANNHVLVSSTKGMTGHLLGAAGAIEAIITVASLNEGKLPINVGVFNQDPECNITLVNQNNRDTDAKYALSNSFGFGGHNAVLAFKKWSEE, encoded by the coding sequence ATGCAAAGAGTTGTTATTACTGGAATGGGAGCAATCGCTCCTAACGGAAATGGTTATCAAAATTTTGTTAAGAATAGTTTAGCAGGAAAAATTGGAATAAAACCTATCACAAAATTTGATGCAAGTGAGACTGGGATTACAGTTGCCGGAGAAATTGATGATTTTGATCCTCAAGATTATGTTGGTAAAAAAGAAGCTCGTCGGATGGACTTGTATTCTCAATATGCCATGCAAACTGCTGCTGAAGCAATGGAAATGGCTGGAATCAATGAAGAGAATACTGATCCAGAAGATCTCGGCGTTATCTATGGTTCCGGAATTGGTGGTTTAACTACTATCCAAGATCAAGTTCTTAGAATGCATGAAAAGGGCCCACGGCGCGTCTCTCCCTTTTTTATTCCAATGGCCATTTCAAATATGGCAGCTGGTAATATTTCAATTCGTTTTAATGCACAAAATATTTCTACCTCAATTGTTACTGCATGTGCAACAGGAACGAACAGTATTGGTGAAGCTTACCGCCAAATTAAAGCTGGGCGTGCCCAAGTAATGATTGCTGGTGGTGCCGAGGCTACTGTTAATGAAACGGCAATTGCAGGATTTGCGGCTTTAACTGCTCTATCCCAAAGTACTGATCCAAAGCATGCATCCCTCCCCTTTGATAGAGATAGAAATGGTTTTGTCCTTGGCGAAGGAGCTGGTGCAATGATTCTTGAAAGTTTGGATCATGCTAAAGCTCGAAACGCAAGGATTCTTGGCGAAGTAGTTGGTTATGGCACTACAAGTGATGCTTACCATATCACTTCTCCTGATCCTGAAGGAAAAGGGGCAATTCGTGCTATGAAGATGGCTATTGATGAGGCCGCTATTTCACCAAATGACGTGGATTATATCAATGCTCATGGAACAGCTACTCATGCCAATGATTCTGGCGAAGCTCACGCCATTAACAATTTATTTGGTGCCAATAATCATGTCCTAGTCTCTTCCACTAAGGGAATGACTGGTCACCTTTTAGGAGCAGCTGGCGCAATTGAAGCAATTATTACTGTGGCCAGTCTAAATGAAGGAAAACTACCAATAAATGTTGGAGTTTTTAATCAAGATCCTGAATGCAATATTACTTTGGTTAATCAAAATAATCGTGATACAGATGCTAAGTATGCTCTTTCCAATTCTTTCGGCTTTGGGGGACATAATGCAGTTCTAGCATTTAAGAAATGGAGTGAAGAATAA
- the accB gene encoding acetyl-CoA carboxylase biotin carboxyl carrier protein, whose product MELKDIQTLMDQFEDSNVRELKIDDGEFHLYLSKNKKNNAVSVNTETPSPDTEVTPAKKVNEKQTPSSENTSAVKAPIVGVVYLQAKPDQPPFIKVGEHINTGDTVCVIEAMKMMTEVKSKISGTVTAINVENEDLVEVDQPLISVKED is encoded by the coding sequence ATGGAATTAAAAGATATTCAAACCTTAATGGACCAATTTGAAGATTCAAATGTTCGTGAACTCAAAATTGATGATGGCGAATTTCACTTATATTTAAGTAAAAATAAAAAGAACAATGCTGTCTCAGTAAATACTGAAACTCCTAGTCCTGATACCGAAGTTACTCCCGCAAAGAAGGTTAATGAGAAGCAAACTCCTTCTTCTGAGAATACTTCAGCTGTTAAAGCACCAATTGTTGGAGTGGTTTACCTTCAAGCAAAACCTGATCAACCACCTTTTATTAAGGTTGGCGAACATATTAATACTGGCGACACAGTTTGTGTAATTGAGGCCATGAAGATGATGACCGAAGTAAAAAGTAAGATTAGCGGCACTGTTACAGCGATAAACGTAGAAAATGAAGATTTAGTTGAAGTTGATCAACCATTGATTTCAGTGAAAGAAGATTAA
- the fabZ gene encoding 3-hydroxyacyl-ACP dehydratase FabZ, which yields MTHLNIGEIEKIIPHRYPMLLIDQVLNLSSGHSAQALHSVSNNELFVSASSKTNPVFPSPLIIEAMAQTGAVALLSMADFKGKTAYFGGIQKAAFFDQAYPGDQLLLTTELTKIKRNIGLGKGIAQVGDKKIAEAELTFMIG from the coding sequence ATGACACACTTAAATATTGGTGAAATAGAAAAAATTATTCCTCATCGTTATCCAATGCTTCTAATTGATCAAGTACTAAATTTAAGTTCTGGTCATAGTGCTCAAGCACTACATAGTGTTTCAAATAACGAATTATTTGTCAGCGCCAGTTCTAAAACAAATCCAGTCTTTCCTTCCCCATTGATAATTGAAGCCATGGCACAAACTGGTGCGGTAGCTTTATTATCGATGGCTGATTTCAAAGGAAAAACTGCTTACTTTGGTGGTATTCAAAAAGCTGCTTTTTTTGACCAAGCGTATCCTGGCGACCAACTACTTTTAACTACTGAACTGACAAAAATCAAACGTAATATTGGCCTTGGTAAGGGGATTGCACAAGTCGGTGATAAAAAAATTGCTGAAGCTGAGTTAACTTTTATGATTGGTTAG